A stretch of the Planktothricoides raciborskii GIHE-MW2 genome encodes the following:
- a CDS encoding pentapeptide repeat-containing protein — protein sequence MDVNELSERYQAGERDFRNLDLVMAHLQGINLSEANLRNCDLREANLTGAILTGVNLREANLSGAKLTAVDLRQANLIAANLSRANLSEANLSAVNLSRANVERATLEKVNLQHCIASETRFRLSNLSGSNCRNANLSRAILMDADLSGSSLESANLSIAIITGANLTKANLTNAILNGVNLTNAILVEADLTRANLSGSNLSKANLSKAQLRSTNISWTSMRGANLEGCSLYRANLSWSNLTEANLSQAILIDTNLYQANLRDTQMIKTVMPDGIVNI from the coding sequence ATGGATGTCAATGAACTAAGCGAAAGATATCAAGCAGGGGAAAGAGATTTTCGCAACTTGGATCTGGTAATGGCTCACTTACAGGGAATCAACCTTAGTGAGGCTAACTTAAGGAATTGTGATTTAAGGGAGGCAAACCTCACAGGGGCGATTTTAACAGGGGTAAATCTGCGAGAAGCAAATCTCTCTGGAGCCAAATTAACTGCGGTAGACCTGCGTCAAGCCAACCTAATTGCCGCGAATCTCAGTAGAGCCAACTTAAGTGAAGCTAACTTAAGTGCGGTTAACCTGAGTCGAGCCAATGTGGAGCGAGCGACGTTAGAAAAAGTGAATCTTCAACACTGCATTGCTAGTGAAACGCGCTTTCGGTTGTCTAATCTTAGTGGCAGCAATTGTCGTAATGCTAACCTCAGTCGAGCGATTTTAATGGATGCTGACCTATCTGGATCGTCATTAGAATCCGCTAACCTAAGTATTGCTATCATTACAGGTGCGAATTTGACCAAAGCTAATCTGACCAATGCTATTCTCAATGGGGTTAATTTGACGAATGCAATTCTCGTTGAGGCGGATTTGACTAGAGCAAATTTGAGTGGTTCTAATCTGAGTAAAGCCAATTTGAGTAAAGCACAACTTAGAAGCACCAATATTAGTTGGACTTCGATGCGAGGCGCGAACTTAGAAGGCTGTAGTCTCTATCGAGCGAATCTTAGTTGGTCGAATTTGACTGAAGCAAATCTGAGTCAGGCTATTTTAATTGATACTAATCTTTATCAAGCGAATTTAAGGGATACTCAGATGATTAAAACGGTGATGCCCGATGGAATTGTGAACATATAA
- a CDS encoding BMP family protein, with product MKRNFSRRKFLVYGSATLGTSLLLKACSSNQTSTVSDSGAGFKIAIALPGLITDKAWNQSGYEGINLAKQKLGAEVAYLEQVAQTDQAEVLTDFARKGYNVVFAHGGQFDASIEQVAPQFPNTFFVGVNGNNQGENIASLRIDHLQGSYLCGLIGAAMTKSNKLAYLAGQEFPATQEELRGFELGAKSVKPNIQVSSTFVGDWNDIVKAKQAALALIADGADVIYQWLDSSSPAVLQAASDKGVYAFGNTTDQLQVAPKAVLTSIIKRLDVAIAYLAELAQKKELKGQIYNIGLDRKDILYLGQFGSAVPEPIKQNALQIEQAISQQKIIFEPCQEAGKDTRCVKKIDKPPGVKTPG from the coding sequence ATGAAACGAAATTTTAGCCGCCGGAAATTTTTGGTGTATGGTTCAGCGACTTTAGGGACTAGCTTATTACTGAAAGCTTGCAGTAGTAATCAAACTAGCACCGTTAGTGATAGTGGGGCAGGGTTTAAAATTGCGATCGCACTTCCTGGTCTAATCACCGATAAAGCTTGGAATCAGTCGGGATATGAAGGAATCAACCTAGCGAAACAAAAGTTAGGGGCAGAAGTGGCATATCTCGAACAAGTTGCCCAAACCGATCAAGCGGAAGTTTTAACCGACTTTGCCCGCAAGGGTTATAATGTGGTCTTTGCTCATGGGGGACAATTTGATGCATCTATAGAACAAGTTGCGCCCCAATTTCCCAATACATTTTTTGTCGGGGTTAATGGGAATAATCAAGGAGAAAATATTGCCTCTTTAAGAATCGATCACTTACAAGGGAGTTATTTATGTGGTCTGATTGGGGCGGCAATGACTAAATCAAATAAATTAGCCTATCTAGCAGGGCAAGAATTTCCGGCAACCCAGGAAGAATTGCGGGGATTTGAATTAGGCGCAAAATCCGTTAAACCGAATATTCAAGTAAGTTCCACCTTTGTGGGGGATTGGAATGATATTGTGAAGGCAAAACAAGCGGCACTGGCTTTAATTGCCGATGGTGCCGATGTAATTTATCAATGGTTAGATAGTTCTTCTCCCGCCGTTTTACAAGCCGCCAGCGATAAAGGAGTTTATGCTTTTGGGAATACAACAGATCAATTACAAGTTGCTCCCAAAGCCGTGTTAACCAGTATTATCAAACGCTTGGATGTGGCGATCGCCTATTTAGCAGAACTCGCTCAAAAAAAAGAACTCAAGGGACAGATATATAATATCGGTTTAGACAGAAAAGATATCTTATATTTAGGTCAATTTGGTTCCGCCGTACCCGAACCAATTAAACAAAATGCCTTGCAAATAGAACAAGCCATTTCTCAGCAAAAAATAATCTTTGAACCTTGTCAAGAAGCCGGAAAAGATACCCGTTGCGTGAAAAAAATAGATAAACCGCCTGGGGTTAAAACCCCAGGCTAA
- a CDS encoding ABC transporter permease — MTIANKPFQLIRRIIRPIIRPIISPLIAVICALILGGMLIFFAGANPISAYTALFQESLTTYFGFGNTLTKMTPLLFTSLGVLIALRAGQFNLGGEGQIYFGALGSTLVGLYVQGIPAIIHIPLALISGFIFGAFWGWIPGYLKAVKGVNEVITTLLLNYIAINLVSYLVQNPLKAPAAPSPYSPLIAKTARLPIILPDSLAHLGILLAFITAAVLWILLMRSPLGYQITAVGFNSTAAHYAGISVKNTLMIVMALAGGLAGLAGASEVMGLKYRLFEQMSPGYGFDAIAIAFLSRGSISGVVLASLFFAALRSGANIIQRSAGVPITIVYIIEGLTVLFIAIALAVEKRWLNGLNNDN; from the coding sequence ATGACGATCGCGAATAAACCCTTTCAATTAATTAGGCGAATTATTCGGCCAATTATTCGGCCAATTATATCACCGCTGATTGCGGTGATTTGCGCTCTGATTTTGGGTGGGATGCTGATTTTTTTTGCCGGAGCAAATCCCATCAGCGCCTACACCGCTTTATTTCAAGAATCCCTGACTACTTACTTTGGTTTTGGCAATACCCTCACCAAAATGACCCCCCTATTATTCACCAGTTTAGGGGTATTAATCGCCTTGCGTGCGGGACAATTTAATCTTGGGGGTGAGGGACAAATTTATTTTGGTGCTTTGGGTAGCACTTTAGTGGGTTTATATGTACAGGGAATTCCGGCGATAATTCATATTCCCTTAGCCCTAATTTCTGGCTTTATTTTTGGGGCATTTTGGGGTTGGATACCGGGTTATCTGAAAGCAGTAAAAGGAGTTAATGAAGTGATTACTACTTTATTACTCAATTACATTGCCATAAATTTAGTCAGTTACCTAGTCCAAAACCCTTTAAAAGCACCCGCTGCACCGAGTCCATATTCTCCATTAATTGCCAAAACCGCCAGATTACCGATTATTTTACCGGACAGTTTAGCCCATTTGGGTATTTTACTCGCTTTCATTACCGCAGCGGTTTTATGGATATTGTTGATGCGATCGCCTTTAGGATATCAAATTACTGCCGTTGGTTTTAATTCTACCGCCGCCCATTATGCCGGTATTTCGGTGAAAAATACCCTGATGATTGTGATGGCTTTAGCAGGTGGTTTAGCAGGGTTAGCGGGGGCTTCAGAAGTGATGGGATTAAAATATCGTTTATTTGAACAAATGTCCCCCGGTTACGGATTTGATGCGATCGCGATCGCTTTTTTAAGTCGTGGTAGTATTAGCGGTGTTGTGTTGGCTTCTTTATTTTTTGCCGCTTTGCGTAGTGGGGCGAATATTATCCAAAGAAGTGCCGGAGTCCCGATTACAATTGTGTATATTATTGAGGGATTAACCGTACTATTTATTGCGATCGCTTTGGCGGTAGAAAAACGATGGTTAAATGGTTTAAATAATGACAATTAA
- a CDS encoding ABC transporter permease translates to MINYNDYLISSVDLAVPLAFAALGGMYSERSGVLNIALEGLLLTGAFSSAIATFYTGNPYVGIVFALIGGGLVGLLHAFLSVTLAVNQLVSGLGINLLAAGLTSFFARLIFNGNSTQRLPGIEAIAIPGLAKIPLLGAILFQQNILVYLLVILVAFSLYFLFHTSLGLTLRSVGEYPQAAATAGISVAWVRYGAVIVSGCLASLGGAYLTLVQINFFTEGMSAGKGFIALAALIFGRWHPLGIIGACFLFGATEALQLRIQAFGANIPYQFLVMSPYILALFALLGLAGKALPPKSLGIPYSLENSHDE, encoded by the coding sequence ATGATTAATTATAATGATTATTTGATTTCTAGCGTTGATTTAGCCGTCCCTTTAGCATTTGCCGCCCTGGGGGGAATGTACTCGGAACGGTCGGGAGTTCTGAATATTGCCCTGGAAGGTTTGTTATTAACCGGCGCTTTTTCTAGCGCGATCGCTACCTTTTACACCGGCAATCCTTATGTAGGAATTGTCTTTGCATTAATCGGCGGCGGATTAGTGGGTTTACTTCACGCTTTCTTATCGGTGACTTTAGCAGTCAATCAGTTAGTATCAGGATTAGGAATTAATCTACTAGCGGCGGGATTAACCTCATTTTTCGCCCGCCTAATATTTAATGGTAATAGCACGCAAAGATTACCCGGAATTGAGGCGATTGCCATCCCTGGACTGGCAAAAATCCCACTCCTAGGCGCTATTTTATTCCAACAGAATATTCTGGTTTATTTGCTAGTTATTTTAGTAGCTTTTAGTCTCTATTTTTTATTTCATACCAGCCTTGGCTTAACCTTGCGATCGGTGGGTGAATATCCCCAAGCTGCGGCAACTGCGGGAATTTCCGTTGCCTGGGTGCGCTATGGTGCAGTGATAGTCAGTGGATGTTTAGCGAGTTTAGGAGGGGCTTATCTTACCTTGGTACAAATTAATTTTTTTACCGAAGGAATGAGTGCCGGAAAAGGATTTATTGCCCTAGCAGCGCTAATTTTTGGTCGGTGGCATCCTTTAGGGATTATTGGGGCTTGTTTCTTATTTGGGGCGACGGAAGCTTTACAGTTAAGAATTCAAGCATTTGGGGCAAATATTCCCTATCAATTTTTAGTCATGTCACCCTACATTCTGGCTTTATTTGCCTTACTAGGATTAGCCGGAAAAGCCCTGCCTCCGAAAAGTCTGGGCATCCCTTATTCCCTCGAAAATAGTCACGATGAATAG
- a CDS encoding ABC transporter ATP-binding protein, with amino-acid sequence MDLRLENISKHFHSFIANDRISFRVETGKIMAILGENGAGKTTLMNILSGLYQPDTGTIYLDDRPVKITSPHQAIQLGIGMVHQHFMLVPNLTVTENIILGTENSWRLNWSQKQQEIFALAQSYGLEIEPNARIENLPVGQQQRVEILKVLYRQAKLLIFDEPTAVLTPKEVAGFIHILRQLAAAGKTIIFISHKLEEVIKLCDNVTVLRRGKVVATRSTQEVTSQQLSDLMVGQGVSLTVNKKVNQKVNQQVNQQVNQQVNQSVYTAEQVILSVEKLQVLDDRNIPSLRNISFELRAGEILGIAGVDGNGQRELADAIAGLRSIHQGKISFPGSLVHPKIGYIPEDRQKMGLILPFTIAENLILKSFKNSPFCCNLLLQPKAIKRNAQMSIEKFKIRVSGENVKVSQLSGGNQQKVVLARELAEEPNLIIAMQPTRGLDVGATATVHEELLAQRERGAAILYISTELEEVMTMSDRIAVIYRGEFVDILDANTATLDKIGLLMGGANMT; translated from the coding sequence ATGGATTTACGCTTAGAAAATATTAGTAAACACTTTCATTCATTTATTGCCAACGATCGCATTAGTTTCCGGGTTGAAACGGGAAAAATTATGGCAATATTAGGGGAAAATGGAGCCGGTAAGACCACTTTAATGAATATTCTAAGTGGTCTATATCAACCGGATACGGGTACAATTTATCTAGACGATCGCCCCGTCAAAATTACATCACCCCACCAGGCAATTCAGTTAGGAATCGGCATGGTACATCAACATTTTATGCTGGTGCCTAACTTGACCGTTACGGAAAATATTATTTTAGGCACCGAAAATAGTTGGCGCTTAAATTGGTCGCAAAAACAACAAGAAATTTTTGCTTTAGCTCAAAGTTATGGCCTAGAAATTGAGCCAAATGCCCGCATCGAAAATTTACCTGTAGGGCAACAGCAAAGAGTCGAAATCCTAAAAGTATTATATCGCCAAGCAAAACTATTAATTTTTGATGAACCCACCGCCGTTTTAACCCCCAAGGAAGTCGCAGGATTTATTCATATCTTGCGACAATTAGCGGCGGCTGGGAAGACGATTATTTTTATTAGCCATAAATTAGAAGAAGTGATTAAACTTTGTGATAATGTCACCGTATTAAGACGAGGTAAAGTAGTCGCTACCAGAAGCACTCAAGAAGTCACTTCTCAGCAATTATCAGACTTGATGGTGGGACAAGGGGTAAGTTTAACAGTTAATAAAAAAGTTAATCAAAAAGTTAATCAACAAGTTAATCAACAAGTTAATCAACAAGTTAATCAATCTGTATACACAGCCGAACAAGTAATTTTATCCGTAGAAAAATTGCAAGTTTTAGATGATAGAAATATTCCCTCTCTTCGCAATATTTCCTTTGAATTACGGGCTGGAGAAATTTTAGGAATTGCGGGGGTAGATGGGAATGGACAAAGAGAATTGGCTGATGCGATCGCCGGTTTAAGAAGTATCCATCAGGGTAAAATTTCTTTCCCTGGTTCTTTGGTGCATCCGAAAATCGGCTATATTCCTGAAGACCGGCAAAAAATGGGGTTAATCTTGCCGTTTACCATTGCGGAAAACTTAATTTTAAAGAGCTTTAAAAATTCGCCGTTTTGCTGTAATTTATTATTGCAACCAAAGGCGATCAAACGCAATGCTCAAATGAGCATAGAAAAATTTAAAATTCGCGTTTCTGGAGAGAATGTAAAAGTTAGTCAACTATCAGGGGGAAATCAACAAAAAGTCGTATTAGCCAGAGAACTGGCAGAAGAACCAAATTTAATTATCGCCATGCAACCCACCAGGGGATTAGATGTTGGTGCAACCGCTACGGTTCACGAGGAGTTATTAGCCCAACGAGAACGGGGTGCCGCGATTTTGTATATTTCCACCGAGTTAGAAGAAGTGATGACGATGAGCGATCGCATAGCAGTTATTTATCGGGGAGAATTTGTGGATATTTTGGATGCAAATACCGCTACATTAGACAAGATTGGTTTATTGATGGGAGGAGCAAACATGACATGA